AATcttgtttagtttattttgtttccagttgaagaacttttttttagattatgtGCCATGGTTCACCTATGACAGATATGGCTAAAACAAGAGGTGGTGGATCTCAAGGTCATGATCGAACAAGACCAACGGCATCCGTCCGTAGAAGAGATCGAGGTGTTGTGGAGGAAAGAATTGGTGATGTTAATATTGATAATGACAATCAACAAGAATTACATGATGATAGGCAAATGGACCAGGGAGAAGGGTTTCCTGGAGGACCTTCTAATATGTCTTTGCTGGTAAATTTTGCCGACCATGTTGTTGTTAAGCTTTGGGATGGTGAGGTAAGAACGAAAAAaccttcaattaaattgtttttgttaattattgtttaaattgatttaattatattaaatatatacaaattttgtattagGATCGGGGAGAACTTAAATTGGTATCCCACGATAGGAAATTACGTAAATTTGGGATGCCTCATGCTGAGATTGAAGTTCTTATACAAAATTCTGGATTATTTAGTCTGTGCAATATAAGCTATGAGGTGGGGGACATGGGGTTGATTTCAGCCTTTGTTGAAAGGTGGCATGCTGAGACAAACTCCTTCCACCTTCCCATAGGTGAGATGACCATCACACTTGATGATGTGTCATCTCTTTTACACCTACCCATTTTGGGTCAATTCCCTACGTATGTGCCCTTAGAGTACAACGGAGCTGCAACTATTTTAACTGAGTTATTAGGGGTGGAGGAGGCTCGTGGGAAGGCTGAGATGAGGCAGTGTCGAGGCGTCCACGTACGATTGAGTTGGCATGTGattaaacaatatatttgagaagtttaatttgttttaaagttgGTGCAGGGTATATTTAGGCGCATTGTTAGTATTCTCCAACGCATGATAGATTGTCTTCAGGTCACTGAAGGCACTGACGCATATGAGAGTACAAAGGCAGCACTGCATTTAGCCCGAAGCGTGACAGATGACGGGGCGGTGTACACTAGACGATCACGTAATGTTCGTGGACGTCgttgatattttgttttattacatgattgtaataataataactttgtATGTGTACAATAtggtttaattaatttatgttgtagtgtttgctattttatttttatctgacATAAACACGAATTCATTATGAATCGGAAATgaagtaataaattatgaatcagaagttaagtaataaattatgaataagaACCCCACATTATAAATTATGTCTACATCAATCGTCTCCAAGGTTCACATATGTCGGACTAATACTAATTAATTGGGTAAAAGATTGCATCCTACCAACGTAATATGATGACCATAACCTTGCCTCTGGGTAACAATGTGTACACCATAAAATGTCAGCGGTAGGTATGGGACAATCATCAACCATTTTTACCTGCACAAAGTGTGAATCATATAAATACATAGTAATCGGTGTAGACCAACATCGGTAGGGGGTGCAATACGTAATGGGAAAATAgtaatattttgtttcaaaGACAAACAAACTAAGATAATATTGTATCTGCTTGCTATTAAGTATCCCATATCCGGTATTGTCATCCATTTGTCAACACTAGCCTACAAAACACAATAATGAAATTAGATAGCATACAAGTTCAATTAATCAATGCACATGACTCTTATGAATATACACTTACCACTGACAACTCATCCACTAGTAGGGATCTCTTGATATGTTCTACCCGATGATGACCACCTAATAATGTTGCGTATTCTTCACGCCACTGAGATATTTCTTTGAATAAATCCATTCTGATAAGTGGCCATCACTCTTCACTCATCCCCAACAAGGAGGCAATAGCACGAAACCCACAATGTCCATCTGCTTTAACATCTATTACATCCAAAATATAAGGGTGACATTTCGGATGAAATTGATTAAGCATGGGAATTGCATTGGTGTTGGTCGTCACCTTAACCTTTCCCTTAGGAGTCTTCAAAGATGATGAGCTATCATTTACAATATGGATGCGATCTACATGCTCAAAATATTAAGGGATGCGTTTTGTAGACCTCTgaaatttgtttgtttgactCTTTTGGGATCCTTTTGTCTTGACTACATTAAGTGGTGCACATAATGTTGTTATGTCTGGGTAGGCAATTTCACGCAACTTGTTTTTAATTGTCACTTTGCCACACATGTCAACCTGTTTGAACCGGGATAGAATGACATCCCATTCTTGTTGAATTGACAACTCAGATGATGAATCACATTCAGATAAATCTGAAAAGCTTAGTCTCGTCCACATAACATGAACTTCATTAAGAGGAATGACACCCATAGCATATTTGGCTAATTGACAAGCACATGGTAATCCGTGAGTCCGTCTAAGTACACATCCACAACATTCACTATCAaacctgatgtgattccactaaccatgtagagaaaggttcttgaccttcttaggaatcaccttgagttggacattatagaggcacttttcttagagttgggtcatttgttctaagacaagaactcaccaaaaactagtaccaaatcccaaactcatttggatgaaccaattttagtcaaattgaaccaaaaaagaagagaaactaaaaggaaccgaacagaattgaaattaaaaggcaagaacagaacataggtgctggaaaaacagaaaaaccgaaccaaaaaaactcaagagcacaagacaacatgaacaattgaaagagaagaaaggaaggagaagagagtgctcatgaagatggaagaatgttggatgatctcgccactagaagtgtggaatgctcctagatgagagtgatgccgccacttgaggactccaatgatccatcaagataagactagagaagaaggctccaaaagctctccaaagttcactcaaaatttgagtagagttttcttagattaattccaatctgaaatttacaaagagagcacctctatttatagcctaaggtgctgaaatataagctacacaaattcaaaaaatccctcccaaaaagcttctagaatttgcgcctaaaacaaagcatgaggaaggtgtgacctcttccttcactttggcacctccttttctactcctacacctatctactaacacaccccccctaagactcctaactaaagactaaaagatgctttaacaatagaggtttctaatgtttccctctaagcacctttctaaacagtatttatttaatacttggccttgcccttcatgggatgaacatttgggcttttgtgggctttggtcttcttgggcttgggcttgggctttatcttttgcaaagattaacaagaaaaactttaaatgtgaaggcgaatgatcttgttcttcattataaaaagccacctttagttgattctcatcatactccccgagttggagagaattcgcccacaaattctgaatccctgcataaaacaaagtgagttctcttttacaatcaaaagtgtaagaaaaaggaatacatgacttagcagATGGAGCCAaagggatttcagaaaaggatgtcctataaatcgaccaagttggaaaaatttgtttgggaatgatgatgttttttggaaaaagacctct
The sequence above is a segment of the Phaseolus vulgaris cultivar G19833 chromosome 2, P. vulgaris v2.0, whole genome shotgun sequence genome. Coding sequences within it:
- the LOC137809413 gene encoding protein MAIN-LIKE 2-like; translated protein: MAKTRGGGSQGHDRTRPTASVRRRDRGVVEERIGDVNIDNDNQQELHDDRQMDQGEGFPGGPSNMSLLVNFADHVVVKLWDGEDRGELKLVSHDRKLRKFGMPHAEIEVLIQNSGLFSLCNISYEVGDMGLISAFVERWHAETNSFHLPIGEMTITLDDVSSLLHLPILGQFPTYVPLEYNGAATILTELLGVEEARGKAEMRQCRGVHGIFRRIVSILQRMIDCLQVTEGTDAYESTKAALHLARSVTDDGAVYTRRSRNVRGRR